The Triticum aestivum cultivar Chinese Spring chromosome 6D, IWGSC CS RefSeq v2.1, whole genome shotgun sequence genomic sequence aagcggaagtcagcaaccaccagcttatgttgaggtacaacactctctccaggtatcaccttacaatctaggCACGCAAACCTATCTtcttttcttgagaggatgaaatcaatctggctagagtgttggccactactaaaagtcaccagatgtgattctctctttctaaagacggtattagctacaatcatgtcgtaggctagagcaaaacttaagacatcttctccttcttgattcctgatgccatagccaaaacACCCCATGCACCCCTTCAAAACCTACGTTAGATGTGCCCACGTGGCCATTGAGATCTCCTgctatgaagagcttctcgccaatcggtacactcctaaccatgtcttccaggccttcccagaactccctcttggtgttctcattgtggcctacttgcggggcatacgcgctgataacattaagaactaagtccccaactactagtttgaccaggataatccggtcatcacgtctcttgacgtctaccacttcatacttgaggctcttgttgatcgagatgcctacgccatttctgtttgcagccgtccccgtgtaccacagcttgaagccggtatccttcacctccttcgccttctgtcccctccatttggtttcttggacgcaaaggatatcaacacctctcctcaccgctgcatcaactagctcccgaacttttcctgtcagagaccctacgttccagctacctaagcgaatcctcctaggctcggctagcttccttatccttcgcactcgtcgagtcaaatgcgaagacccttgctcattaaATATCTCAAATAATTTGGACAGATTAAAACATGATGAATTTTTAAATTGCAAATTGCTAAAAGATTGATTTGTATAGTCTAGTCTCCTAATTGTAGCAAAATATATTGTTTGCAGTTATGGAAGTGTATTAGTTGAGTTAACGAGGAAGGGATACATCACGCATGACAATAGTTGTGGCTGAGCCAAACTGATTCTCACTTGTTAGGAATATGAACGAAGTAGATCCCATATGCCTTTTCTTGCTAATCCCAGGCATGCCCACGTTGTAGACCGGACCAAGGTTTTATAGTCGCCGACTAATCGCCAAGTCGTTGGAGCGAGGTTGGCTTGCGCAGGCGACTTGGCTTGAGGAGCGAGTCGCGCGGCTGGTAGGCTAGTCGACGACTAGTCGGGCGACTAGGACCTCAAAGCAGGGCGGCTTAGCTTCAGCAAGGCCAAGGGAGGGAAGACTGGGAAGGTGAGGAGGCCAGagttcgaggcgggggaggaggagacgAAGCTGGAGAGTGCGCCGACTATACAAGGAGAAGCGCGGAAGAGACGAAGGAGAAAGGCACATGAGAGAGCAGATGCACGGTCCAGATTAGAGCATATGGACGGTTTGGATTTTATTTGGAAGCTAGGGTTacataatgggcctattgggccagcTCTCTAGCATGAAATAGAGGAGGAGAAGACGCGTGCTCCCATCCCACATCAGAATCGCCGCCTCCATTGCTCCTACGAGCTGCTGCTGCCTTCTCCGAGCTGAAGTATCCTCCAAGCAGCTGCCTTCCCCCTCCTCCGCCTGCAACATCACCTCTtcccccccctcctcctcctcctcctcctcttaacACCTGGGGCGACTTGTGGCGATTAATCACGACGAGTCGCAGACTAATCGCAGCGAGCCACTAGTCGGAGGCATGGCGACTCGACTTGGCTAGGCGACTCAAAAACCTTGGACCGGACAGTCATCTTTGCAAGGATGTGCTAGAACTTATTTTGAGTGGATCGGTGGGGCAAGTGAAGCTTAACGCCAGGGTCGGACAGTCTTGGAGATGGTCCAGTGGCTGGCTACCTGTCACGCTTTCATGCACACTGCATATTTGATTTTTCCTCGACACCCTGCTTCCTCATCCATTTATTAGCAGCTCTCCATTCTCTTCCTCATGCCCTCGCCAACCTACCTTCTCTTTTATTTGCTGACATTCTGCCCCCTCTCTATTGGATATGCTCTTTCACTTTCCTTCCTTGTCCATCCAGCTGCCTTGCTTTCAGTTATCTCCTCCTTGTTACTGCTATATATCGTTTTTCTTGCAGTTATTGCAGTTTTATGGACGATTGTTCTAGTGTTAGCCGGTTTGCTTAAATATTTTCTCAGCATATCTCGCAATGTTTGTCTAATTGGAATATGTAACTGCCACCTATCCAACCAAACGTAGCTATGTTTTGTGGGCAGCCTATTTTCTCGATATTTGGTCATGTTAGATGTTCAATACGGcatattaaatgcatgatcaaaATGGCTGGATTCACCATAAATACTGCTTTAATCTTGAATTACATTTTTACTTAACATTTATTTATCATTATAAGTGGTGGCCAAAGTATTGTTTTGATGCTGTACAGATTAAAATAGAATGACATATATATTGTAGATTGAAGGAAGTGTATCTACTAATAAGATGATGAACGATCCCTTACTTGATGCTTCTACTGAATGAATTTAACTAAACTTGTTTTGTTAGCAACTAGCTGGGTAAACCAGGCGTTTCTCCTTTCCTACTCCATGAACCCCTCATATGCCCATCATAACAAAAAATATTTTAAATGATTTGATAAGCTAGGATCTTCAGAATTGGCCCCTAATGGAGTTCCTAAAATCACTAATCTTTAGCCTCTACTAAGTTCAAATGTAGCCAAAAACTTGATGGTGGTAATGGAATTTCTAGGCGAGCCACTATTCTACAAATCACCTACTGCTTCTCTATGTTTGTATTGCTAGCATTGTATTAATGCTGAGAGGATCCAAATTTGGAGGTTTTGGTAGAAGTCCACAATACTAGTGAAGCAACGTTTACTGTTTGAGTCGTAAAAAAATTGGGCGATATAACATTAATAGCTTTTGCATGAAAGCAAATTGGTTTGGCTGATGAAATTGATTGATCTGCAGGTGTCTGGAATTACACTCCGGTGGTAGATGCAGAAATAGCTTTTTCTTTGCTGTAGGTTCTTCCATTTTATATGATGTGTTGGCGCTGGCATTAGTCATTAATCAACTGGCATGAAGACACGATGGCTTTTTTGTGTTGGCGCTGTCAGTTATCTCGCTTGCAAGCGTTTGAGGCAAGCTAAACTCTTCTGTCCTGTGTTGTGTCTGGTCGAGACTGTAACTTCTAATCTTGATTAAGCTTTTGTCGTCTTCTTTTTTTCATGTCTGCATGCGTGCACTTGGGCTTGTACCACATTAGATATAAATATGTATGTCGAAAAGATAGCAATGCTGCGGTGATGCTATAAGAGTTGAATCTGTGCCACATGATCAACACACGCAGTTGTCAGGATCTCGTTACTCTTGGCGAATATAAGATTGCACCCCATTGTGTTGTTAGCAGAATGCCCAGGGTGTGAGCTGTGTAGAGTTTGCTGTCTGTGTGTGGCTCGGGATGCATAAAGTTTGTCTTCTGTTTCATTTCGCTGGAATTACACTCAGAAGGTTCTAAGCTGTCTGGAAGTAGTACTGTTGTACCCTCTCCAGCTCTAAATAATCCCTCAACTGTGAAGCTGCTGcatgtgttttgttttgttttcttggaacaaggcaaaagatttgccatgcTGCATGTGTTGATGCAGAGAAAGAAAATCGAATGCCTTTTGCGGCAACAAAaaagaggaagagggagaaagAAAACCCGAATGCGTGCAGTGATGCCTGTGCGATCTGAGGAAGGAGTGTCAGGTCTGTGTATGTAGCTGGGATATGGAGGAAGATACGACGATCCAGTTCGTGCCCACTGGAGCGGAGCGCGGTATGCGGCAGCTCTGCTCATGAACTCATCTTCAACAAAATGTGGTCGTGTTTTGCACCCGTCAACTCTTTTTTTTCCCTGAAAAAAGAAGGGAATTGGGCCATTTTTCTACTGGCCGGCCTTTCGAGAATGGAGGCTTAGCCAAACTGCAATCCCTTGTTTTGTTTGCCGGGAGCGGGCGGCCAAATGGCAAGCTCCCCTGACTTGTGCCAAATGCCGGCGAATTCGCAACGTACACTGTCCTCTGTCCTCTGTCCATGGAAATTACGACTTGTGTAATGGCAGGGTTGTGTGCTCGATACTTGAATAAATAAGAAGCTTTGATAATTAATTTCGTCAACATGGGGATGTAGCTCAGATGGTAGAGCGCTCGCTTAGCATGCGAGAGGTATGGGGATCGATACCCCACTTCTCCAATCTTgattttctttttgatttttttttttgcttttcgcAAATCTCAATATTATATACTGTAAAGAAAACTATCTTGAGTTCACTTTTGCGAACTCCAAAACTCCCCAAATATGCGCAAATTCCTTCTATACATAAAAGGAAAATTAAAAGCACGCGCACAATCGGTGCTGCAAACTAAGGCGGTGCAATAATAATCACATGCCAAGAGTTAAAATGTCACCATCATGATTTTGTTGACCATCCGTACAGTAAAAGAAGACCTAAAAAAAAAGCAAAATGATAGCCAGAGTCAAAATTACAGCCTTCCAGAAAGAAAGTAAAAAAAACATCTATATGTTGTGCCCTACACCCAACCAAATTTATCCACTCAATCAATCTCACCAATGCTAAAAAGGATTAAAAAAAACTCCCCCCTACACCCAGCCAGAAACTTACGGTGGCATCTGCCCTCCTTTCAATGGTGTGAGTCCACCACCCACACGACGTTTGTGTCAGAAATGCAAAATAGCTACCCGACTCGACGAAGCTCGAGTTACCGAAAAAAATGTAAAGAACATTTTGAAAACTAAAACAATATCGGGAATTTTGTACGTCAAACATATATATGTGTGAACCATATAAACATTTTTAATGCATATTTTTATTTGTGGGCTGCACAGAAAACAAATATGTGGATAATTGGACCTACAATTTGCTATGTGGATCCTTTTTTTGTAGCGCAAAAATGAAGGTATTCTTTCATAAAATTAATAATATAACTCGCCTAAAAGATGCATATATGTTAAAAAAGAATAtaggtgtgtgtgcgcgtgtgttaaatatgcattcattttttattttttttgagaaAGCATTCATTTTGAATTTCCCCTAAAAACAGACCACCTCTCCATCGTGGGCTTTCCAATGTCCAGCCCAGTTTTGGGCTCTTCGTTGTCACTCACGGCCTGCACGCCGCACACTGGGCCGGTCGATCGCGTCTACTGCATCTATACATCGAGCCTAACCCACGCCCCACACCGCATTCTTCTGAAAAAAAAGCATCTCACATCGTAGGGCGAGATGagcagcctccgccgccgccgcccctcgccggcggCGGTGCCGCCGCTGGAGGACGAAGACCTcctctccgagatcctcctccgcctccccccaCAGCCGTCCTCCCTCCCCCGCGCCTCCCTCGTCTGCAAGCGCTGGCGCGGCCTCGTCTCCGATCCAGGCTTCTGCCGCCGcttccgccgccaccaccaccgcaaccctcccctccTCGGGTTCTTCCAAGAGCTAGACGAAGGGCTCTCCTTCGCGCCTTCCCTCAAGGCCCCGGATCGTGTCTCGCCCGAGCGCTTCTCCTTGCAACACGCAGATTTGGTCGACCGCTTCTTCTCCCTCGGATGCCGCCATGGCCTGGCGCTCATCTACCTTCGCAAGCGTCTCCAGCTCCTTGTGTGGGACCCCGTCACCGGCGACCAGCACCACATTGCCGTCCCCCCGGGGTTCGACACGGAGACATCCCCAATCAGCGGCGCGGTGTTTCGCTCTGCCGGAGACGTCCAACACTTCCATCTGGCTTTGGTAGGGAGCAGTGAGAGACAAATTACGCAAGCAGTCGCCCGTGTTTACTCGTCGGAAACCGGTGTATGGGGCAATCTTATCACAGCACCGCTTCAATCTGAGGGTGCTGCCCATTTTCGCATCGCGGTTTCTACGATCAAGCCTGCTGTGCTGGTCGGGGGTTCTCTTTACTGGTTGCTTGATGGGAGCTCGGGTGGGATCCTTGAATTTGATATGGATCGGCAAAGACTAGCTGTGATACCTATGCCAGTAAATGATCTAAGGTTTTTCCAATTCTCGATGATACGGGCAGATGGCGGTGGATTTGGTCTCCTTGTTTTATCAGGCTCCAGTGCCCAATTCTGGAAGAGAAGGACCAATTGCGATGGTGTTGCTTCATGGGTGTTGGGAAGAACCATTGAAATTGACAAGCTACTTCACTGCGAACCAGAGTCGAATGGGAGCCAATTAATACTAGGTTTTGCTGAGGACAATAACGTGGTTCTTTTCTGGACAATTGATGGCCCTGTCATGTTACAGCTTGAGTCACTACAGTCTGAGAAAGTCTTGGGAACCAAAATCATGTCTCACTATCACTCATTCGAAAGTGTCTATACTACAGGTAATATCATGTTTTACATCATGGGTATAATAAAACCAAGTTAATTGTTGATAATTGTTTGACGTAGTACTGTGCACACACATTCGTGTTAAGCTATCAATTTAGTAGTGCTATAtcaggattttttttttttttgcggctTGATGAACTAGATTTTCAAAAGTGATGTGATTTGTGAAATTTTGTTTCATTTAGTTGATCTAAGGGGGTCAGAGAATACCCTAAAGGATACCCATCTGCACCTCTACTGAGGAGCTAATAGTCCTA encodes the following:
- the LOC123143341 gene encoding putative F-box protein At3g16210; amino-acid sequence: MSSLRRRRPSPAAVPPLEDEDLLSEILLRLPPQPSSLPRASLVCKRWRGLVSDPGFCRRFRRHHHRNPPLLGFFQELDEGLSFAPSLKAPDRVSPERFSLQHADLVDRFFSLGCRHGLALIYLRKRLQLLVWDPVTGDQHHIAVPPGFDTETSPISGAVFRSAGDVQHFHLALVGSSERQITQAVARVYSSETGVWGNLITAPLQSEGAAHFRIAVSTIKPAVLVGGSLYWLLDGSSGGILEFDMDRQRLAVIPMPVNDLRFFQFSMIRADGGGFGLLVLSGSSAQFWKRRTNCDGVASWVLGRTIEIDKLLHCEPESNGSQLILGFAEDNNVVLFWTIDGPVMLQLESLQSEKVLGTKIMSHYHSFESVYTTERGIGGPEAVLLHNT